From the Desulfosarcina sp. BuS5 genome, one window contains:
- a CDS encoding DVU0524 family FlgM-associated protein: protein MHIPGYQMRNVLNIYTRQLRNNKKSAKEKQHNREMTFDRISISAAGKQKAILEKITSNIVKKIFNFNFDKYMEYNVTAHPRGELSGNVSVENNDNKKLVFHTIDSNNIKYRETLEINESDFLVEDV from the coding sequence ATGCATATACCTGGATATCAAATGCGGAATGTGTTAAATATTTACACTAGACAGCTAAGGAATAACAAAAAATCCGCAAAGGAAAAACAGCACAACCGGGAAATGACTTTTGACCGTATCAGTATCTCGGCTGCGGGAAAACAGAAGGCGATCCTGGAAAAGATAACATCTAATATAGTTAAAAAAATTTTTAATTTTAACTTCGATAAATATATGGAATATAATGTGACAGCTCATCCTCGGGGAGAATTGAGCGGTAACGTTTCAGTTGAAAATAATGATAATAAAAAACTGGTATTTCATACAATCGACAGCAATAATATCAAATACAGAGAAACTCTTGAAATAAACGAATCAGACTTTCTTGTTGAAGATGTCTAA